The following is a genomic window from Saccopteryx bilineata isolate mSacBil1 chromosome 4, mSacBil1_pri_phased_curated, whole genome shotgun sequence.
aaaaagacaaaatggcctcaccacgtggtggtgcagtggatagagagttggactaggactcggagcacccaggtttgaaaccccaaggtcaccaacttgattatgagctcatccggcttgagtgtgggctcaccagcttgagcccaaggtgtctggcttgaagcccaaggtcgctggcttgatcaaggggtcactcactattctgtagccccccccaccccccactccctgtcaaggcacatatgagaaaacaatcaatgaacagctagggagactaaggagctgcaacgaacaattgatgcttctcatctctctcccttcttgcctgtctctatccgttcctctctctgtctctgtcacacacacacacacacacagaatggacATTGTGAGTGTCAATAAGTAGACTTCATTGCCCTTTAGCTTGTACTATGGATGTTGCCAAAAATAAGGAATGCCTAAGTTACCAGCAAAGTAGACAGAAAATGGTATGTGAATAGGCcaggatatattttttataaatattttttaattaggcACTTTGGACCTGCATGACATTACTCCCATTTCATCCACACTTGTAGAGATCCTTATAAATTATTCTACTGATCAAATGAAGTACACAAGAGAACAATAGTTAAGGATCTCAGAATCCCAATTAAGCCAGTGAGAAAATGTCCATTGTGCAGTTCAAACTCAGTGAATCATAATGGTGTCATTATTGTCCATTCCTGACCTATCAGTAAAGTACAAGCCTATATGAATCAATAGAGTCAATAGGTTATTCCTTTatgaagaaaaagctaaaagactGTTAAACAGACTCAGCAAACAGAATAGGAAGACTGTGTTTGAAGTCTGGCTATCCCTTGCTACTCATTAGCTATGTGATCTGGGGTAGACTAGGCACTACATCTCAAGCATTATCATtacctgtaaaatgaaaatgataataaaaccCTTCTTACTACCTTCCATAAGGGTTCTTAATGAGATgtaaataaaacaacacacaaaataCTCCTTGATTTGGATGTGTGCTTCTAACAGCCAAGGGATCTTAGTTTATGAAATCCacacactatttttaaaagacatcacAGTTAATAATTTCAACCTGTTCACCTATTTAGTTACATAACAGTTCAATTCTACTAGCAAAACTAGTATAACTAGTATAgtttctaccttttcttttttctttcttttttttttttgctggcacTGCCGAGACTTTTATAGATACGGCAGTTAGCTGAGAAATGATAGGAGACAAGGATGACAGCAGAAAAATTTGGAAAGTTAATGAAGTTAATGAATAGGACCCAACATGATAATTAGTCCCTGAATAATCATGGTACTGCTAAAAATTAACAAGACTATCATCAATAATCTCATTCAGGTCTTAATATTTTCTACTCATAATGCAGAagtataacaaatacatataaatattattttaatgttttttttaaatgtagtatattttatataaagttagGACAGTTTAGAATAACAGTGGTTTTATGAACTGTCATTGCTATGGTGGAGAAAATTGTGCTAGGTTTCAATCATGATAGTACCCTGATTATCATTTGCATTTACTGCTACATCAATGAGATCCAGAGAGAGCGCCGAACCCTAACCACTAGAGCACCAGGGAACGCCAATGAGATCCAGAGAGGGTGAATCTTAGCACAGCCTCTGTGTTTGACAGCAACAAATAATTTACTCacctgggcaaaaaaaaaaaaaagaaagaaagaaaaacatttactttGTGGGTTAGTTTTCCTCCCACACAGTGGCAAACAGATGCCCTGGACCCTGCCTCAATTGCTCTTGTTGCCTTTGGATATAGATCTGAAACACCCAAATTCAAGAGAGTCGTGCTTTCTAAGGAACAACAAGACAAATAATTCCTATGAAAGAAGAATTGTAAGTAATAACATAATATAAATCTGAATAAAATAAGAGGTCAGAGTGCAAACAACCAGAAGCTTTAGGGCCAAGTCCCTGTGATCTGGGAATATTGGGTGTATGCGTGTGGGGTAGAAGTGTTATATGTATTTGCATATTCACAAGCTTGAAATACAACAAATATGGGAAGACAATCATTCTAGTACATAAGGGGAAAATGGcaagttttacaaaaaaaaaaacaaactagtgGAAATAAAGGTATTTAATTGCTTAATTTTGAAATGCATTTCATGGATGAGTAGGACCTCTGGTGTTAAATTAGAGAAATTTCAGCACTTAAATATCTTACTGGCAGACAGAGAAGCAAATGTAATTTTCCAAAAGCTTATCATTGGAGGTTGTAGGTCTTTGTTTTGTGACCTTTCCTTAAACCCTTCTTcattcctcccctctcttcttccctcctcacTTTCACGAATATAAATGTGTATCTATTATGGGCAAGGTACTACCCACATGGAAGAATATTGCCTTTGTTGCTCTGAGTGCTTAACTTTACAATCccatatagaaaaaagaaaaaagaaaagaaaaattatggtatacatattttaaaagtttatatattagtttaaaatttgttaattttttaaactatttttttccttttttaaatttttaaaatttttttatttattcatttttagagaggagagagaggagagagaggagggggaggagagagaggagagagagacagagagaaggggggaggagctggaagcatcaactcccatatgtgccttgaccaggcaagcccagggtttcgaaccggcggcctcagcatttccaggtcgatgctttatccactgcgccaccacaggtcaggcctaaaatttgttaattttataaagaaaagaagaatgatgAAAATAAGAACTTCTTAAATGTGCCCATGTCATAACCCAATATGTAAAATGCCCCAAATAATGAAGTCAGAagaattcagaaaaacaaaacataaaattgttgGGGCATCTTGTGATTTCTCATCATACTAAGACAGGGTTATCACACTCCAACTACCAACATATATTAAACAAGataatttgtttgagtatgtGACCAGATGATTCCTTTAAACAGAAAGATGATAACTATCTGGCAGACTTGCTCTTCTCTCCTAATCACACTGGGCTTCACTCTATTATATTACTTCATGAGCTTTTCCAAAATATTGACTAGGCGGAAGCATTATTAATCTGAATTCTGATATTCTGACAGTTCCTTAAACTGTGGTTCaaatctctatttctttcttactTTGTGCATCCCATCCTTCCCCGAACCCCCTTAGTGAGCCCTGGGAACTCCACACTTCATGGCCATGCATCTCATTAAACACTCtttgtttctataagtttaatgGCATGGCCCCTAATCCCATACTAAGCTATGGAAATGCACATGGAAAATAATGACAACATTTTTCCCCGTTATTTTGTGTATGGAAACTTTGTTGAAAGCTTTGACTTTGCTAATTGAGAAAGTCAGTTTTACACATAAGGGGCAGCCATTTCTTTTCTTAGGATATTTTGTTAACTCTGGAACCTTCTATCTAATTTAATACTGGGAACAATTATTGTATTTTGGGGGGGGTGGTCTATGtaatgtttcatttaaatttatgaaaggctaatttattttctttataatacttCTTTAAAGTATTCGAATTTGTAGGGATGAATCAAACTCCTTCAATCAGCTTCATAGAGAAACTAGAAGGTAGCTGTAGAATGTTCTAAAGTGAAAATAAACGTGATGGATTTGTGCTGTAGCTGGACTTGGTTTTTCACCAGGTGACTTTTAATTTAGAAGTTATCATTGTAATTCCAAATTACGCATtagaattgtttttaatagttatgCTTATCACACATTTTGTGCAATATCTATGTACTCAGTCACTCCAAAGATTCAATGAGCTTCATAATTCTAAAGAAGTTTTATTAAACTGCCCAAAATCCTCATTATTAAAAAAGAAGTCTCCAATTTTTAGCCGTTCAGATTCTATTCTTGCAAGTTCTGACAGTATTATGTCAAGTTGAAGGTTATGGTACTAAATgcaaacctctttcttttttcctctggatGTGTTTACTTGCgtgtacaaaaaattaaaattgtttaacACATGTCCAAAAGATAccctaaaataaattattcactcCATGGCactgaaaacacacacatactcttGGAGCTGGTACCTGGTAAGCAACTTTAGGGCAGCTACCGGGTCGAATATCAGGAAATTGGATCCCGCTGAGAATTCCAATTACCTAATGAGGGTGATCTGCTTTCACTTTAATTTCTTGGTGTAGCTAATTCATTAAAATCTCTATCATAAAAAATCGTgcattaaaatcaaaattaaaaatggaaacatattCAACTGGCccgttttctttcattttggggGAGACAGGAATTTCAAGTTCCAAAGATATACAACGATAAAGGTTTAAGATGGAGCAGGAACAAAGAATCCTCGAAAGGGTCCGCCACTGCTTTGTGCTCGTACATCGCTTAAGAGAACATATTACAGGAAATTTGTGGAAtataaatgcaatttttattggtttattggggagtaaaataattattatacataTCATCTAGCACAAATCCAGCACTGTCCTTGGGCAGCTATTCTTCAGCCCGAGTTATTATTTGTAATTTCCCAGCCAGGCTATGACTACCGGTGTGAATCAGCCCGCTCTAGGCCCCTCTCCCACTCGCCGCCGCAGTCAGGGTTTGGCAAAGACGATGCTCGGTGCTTGCGCATCTATGACCCGCCTTTGCTTTGTGTCTGTGCTGtaggtggggaggaggaagaggaacagaAGAGGAGCAGGCGACCAGCGGTTGCAGAGCAGCCCCCAGACCCTGGAGCAAGCCGCCTCTTTACGGCTGGAGAAACCCCACGGACCTACCCATTGGGGCGGCCAGAGGGCCCGAGCGCGGGAACCCTGGACCCGGCGGCCGGGGGCGCCAGCCCCTCATGTTCCGCAAGAGGCGCAAAAGTGAGCAGACGGTAGCGGGGAAAGCCCTTCGCCCCCGCCAGGGGGACCCGGGAAGCCCGCGCGGGCTCCTCCCGCGGACGGCGGGGATCCCCTTCTCCGGCCCCGCCCCCATCCTCCCCCGGCCCGCGTGCCAAGGTGGTTAACCCTATCCGTGCCGCAGCGCACTAGGGCGAGCTTGGCGCAACCAATCCCGACTGCAGGGTGCTGGAGCCGAGCGTTGAGGGAGATTCCGGGCGCAGCCCGCTCTGATTTTAAGGCCAAAGATTCAAACCTCGGAATTCTCTCCAAGCCCTGCTGCATTCGTGTAGCCAGTCGCCAGACTTTTTCTCCAAAGCGGGTCCCCACACTTATTTGGCTGGCAGCTTGCAGCCCACTATTTGCGGGACAATTAGGGAGAGGTGGGCGTGGGGCGGGGGTGCTGCTGTTCTGCAGCCCTGGTGCATGGCGGCGGCGAAGTGGCCCGGGCTGTGTACTCCCTGCGCCTGGCCCATTGCTGGTGGTCCAGCGTGCTGCAGTACCCAGGCCAGGGGATCCGGCAGTAGTTAAGTGGGCGGCGGCAGCGGAGGGAGGAACGTTCCTTTCTTTACTCCTACCCTGCAGTCTTGCTGCACTGCCTGAGGGCTCCTCATCCTTAGTGTAGCTCACAGGCGCTCCCAAACAGCAGGTGAAACCCCCGCCCTCACCTGGTCCAGCACACCCTCGGGTTTTTATCCTGCAGAACCCCTCCCTATCTTTCCTGCTTTACACACACTCCCCTAAGCCTCGCGCGCTGCAAACTCAGTCTTGGTCCCCGCAGGTGATGTCATGCCCATTGTTTTGGTGCGCCCAACCAATCGGACTCGCCGCCTGGATTCTACCGGAGCCGGCATGGGCCCTTCCTCACACCAGCAGCAGGAGTCCCCGCTCCCAACCATAACGCATTGCGCAgggtgcaccaccgcctggtctccCTGCAGCTTTAACAGCCCTGACATGGAAACCCCATTGCAGTTCCAGCGCGGCTTTTTCTCAGAGCAGCCCCCGCCGGCGTCTCGCTCCTCACACCTGCATTGCCAGCAGCAACAGAGCCAGGACAAGCCGTGCCCGCCCTTCGCGCCCCTCCCGCACGCGCACCATCACCCGCACCTCGCGCACCAGCAGCCGGGCAGCGGCGGTAGCAGTCCATGCCTCCGGTGCAACAGCTGCGCCTCCTCCGGTGCCCccgtggcgggggcgggggcgggggataACCTGTCCCTGCTGCTCCGCACCTCCTCGCCCGGCGGCGCCTTTCGGACCCGCACCTCTTCGCCGCTGTCGGGTTCgtcgtgctgctgctgctgctcgtcGCGCCGGGGCAGCCAGCTCAATGTGAGCGAGCTGACGCCGTCCAGCCATGCCAGTGCGCTCCGGCATCAGTACGCGCAGCAGCCGGCGTCCGCCTCCCAGTACCACCAGTGCCACAGCCTGCAGCCCGCCGCCAGCCCCACGGGAAGCCTCGGCAGCCTGGGCTCTGGCCCCCCGCTCtcgcaccaccaccaccacccgcacCCGgcgcaccaccagcaccaccaaaCCCAGGCACGCCGCGAGAGCAACCCTTTCACCGAAATAGCCATGAGCAGCTGCAGGTACAACGGGGGCGTCATGCGGCCGCTGAGCAACTTGAGCGCGTCCCGCCGGAACCTGCACGAGATGGACTCAGAGGCGCAGCCCCTCCAGCCATCCGCGTCCGTCGGAGGAGGTGGCGGCGCGTCCTCCCCGtctgcagccgccgccgccgctgcttcTTCCTCAGCCCCGGAGATCGTGGTGTCAAAGCCGGAGCACAACAACTCCAATAACCTGGCACTCTATGGAGCCGGCGGCGGAGGCAGCACTGGAGGCGGCGGCGGTGGAGGTGGTGGCAGCGGACACGGCAGTAGTAGTGGTACCAAGTCTAGCAAAAAGAAGAACCAGAACATCGGCTACAAGTTGGGCCACAGGCGTGCCCTGTTCGAGAAGCGCAAGCGTCTCAGCGACTACGCGCTCATCTTCGGCATGTTCGGCATCGTGGTTATGGTCATCGAGACCGAGCTGTCCTGGGGCGCCTACGACAAGGTATGCGCTCGAACCCCTGCCACCCTTCCAAGACCTCAGAGCATGTGCCGGGTGGTGGGATTGGCACTCCCTGCCTGCTAGTTGCGAGCTTTCCCGGGACAATCAGAGGTGCCAGCTGGGACAGCGAGCATGGCTCAGACACACACGCTTAGTCCGCGAGGCAACTGGAGAAAGGAAGCCTTTCCGCGCGCAAAGTTCTGAAGGCATTGAGTGTCCAGAGCGTTTGGTTAGATTGAATAAGTGGGTCCAGAAGTCGATGGGTAAAGCATGCTCTATTCCTCTTCAGGAGCTCGGGATTTAGGAGCCCCTTTCAATCAGGAGCGCTTAAACTCGGGTTTCCAGAGCTAGGAGCTACCTTTGGGTCTGCGATGGAAAGACCCCGCTGCCTGGTCACCGGCCTTCCTGGCTCTCTTTACCTCTCCCTTTCGTTTAAGGCGAAGTGATCTAACAGATCACAGAGTCAAGACAGCCACCTCTCAAAACCCGCTGGAAATTCCGGTTCACTTAATGCGGGACTGACTGACCCtctcactaccccccccccccccccccagaggcctAGGTTGTTAAACGTGCTTTTTTCTTAAAAGTGCTCCTGTCTGTGTTGCAGGCGTCGCTGTATTCCTTAGCTCTGAAATGCCTTATCAGTCTCTCCACGATCATTCTGCTCGGTCTGATCATCGTGTACCACGCCAGGGAAATACAGGTAACTTAGGTTCAGCTGTTTATGAATGACCCAGAGTCATGCTTCCAGCTTGGAGAAGTGCAAAGCAGCAGAGCTTTTTTTTCAATCCCTCATGTCCTTGCTTGAGGTTACAGAAGACACATGCTGTATTCTTACATTATCACCTGACCTGTTCTTTCaagaagttaaaaacaaaacagtgcagCATATAAACATGCAGTTATTTCTGGGATGTATTTCTTAAACCCTTCAGATTTACCCCTATCTTTTTTCACGTAGATTCATTTCTGCACTTGTTTTCCTTAAGGCCAATTATGCACTAGCCCTAATCTGTAGGGTAAACGTGCATTCCTGTTTGCTACCACCTCTTCCTAGTGGGTGCTTCATTATAGAACATTGTGTCCATCTGTATCATCTTCTATAAcagtttaaggaagaaaaaaggctGGTGATATTCCTAGCTGATTTATATATGTCAATAAGACATGAGAAAAGCTCTAATCCTTTCTCTATCCCTTATAATTAAAAATCAGTTGTTGTATGTTTTGAATACAAATTCTGTATATATGGTATTTAGTAGACTCTTAGCTACAATCattacatcatttttttaaaatgcccttCAAGAGCAAAGGCTACTGCCCTTGTGAGAGGTCTTAttaggaaaatgttttaaatgcagCCAGGAGCTCTATTGTTAGATTTGGCTGTTACTGACAATTTCAGAATCCTCTGTACAAAATCCATGGGTCATATTTTGAGTCATTTACTTTGCTGTAGCCTTTAGTCAAGTAAATATTAAGGTTTGTGAATTAAATTAGCTGGAGTAGTCAAAAAGTAAGAGTGATTGGGATTTTCCAGTGTAGAATTTACACTAACatgtattttctgatgttttcgGAGCAGTTGTTAGATATTTGGTGAAACTATTAAACCCTCAAATATAACCTGCTTTTATTTAGAAGTGCCCTTTGAATTTAAAGTATTGTATGGAACTTGCCATTTAAAGAACTTAgcatttaattataaattaaattaatttaaagttaGTAATTAGCAATCACATACTAAATATAGAAGAAACTGCTTTTAAATGTTAcccaaacaataaaaattttgcaCATGACCCCAAATGAGGAGGCAGAAATTACTTTATCCTACTTTCAAATTTGCAAAAACTTTGAAAAGTGTAATTTTGAAGGAATGAGGGTAGTGAATGagaattagaaagagagagactattTAGAGGTGAGTAATAAAACTGCACTGGCAAAACCAGGCAAACATACAGTTGAactctttaaaatgtaataatttatatgaGTCTTTAATTAGGCACTAATAGTCATGGGTTTTTGAGattcaaacattttaaagtgaTACTAACATGTAACTTAAATGTTATGAGTGTTATCTTTTCGTTTTGACTTGAAGAGTAGGTTGACAAGTTCCTTTGACTTGAAGAGCTGGGAGAAGCAGAATAGACCTAAGGATCCTTTGactccatttacagatgagaacccTGAAGTTAGAAGGGATGAGTAGCTGCTGGATCATGCCGCTAGACAGTACAGATTGTGACCAGGTCTTCTCTTCCTAGCTTCGATTCCAGAATGCTTTCTGCTGTGTCCTGCTTCTGCTTGGCAGCAGCCCTGAAATACAAACATTTCTTTGTCTGTGGTTTCTCTCTAAATCCAAAAGTTTGGTATATGAATAGagttaaaattaaaagatttttataatatttttaggtatttttaaaaatcaacttttttttttttttggcttggagACCAGAGTGGTTTTACTTAATCTGCTCCAGAAAGAGACCTTGCTGTTTGagttctgttttgctttgtttcgtTCTTTTAATTAAACATCAGCTTTTACATTATTGTCTGTTCCTTCTTAAAGCACATGGCTACACAAGCATTCATGAGGGAGGACATTTGATGGTGTTGATTTCAAAACAAAGTGTCTTCCTAAAAACTCTGCCTTTTTAAGATGTATTCTTTTTAAgaattattgagatatttttgaaataacttaTGGAAGTCTGAGAGGAGCTGCCAAATGTTAAtatgtgatataaaaatatttgatatcaCATTAGAACTCTTGAAACTTACAGAAACTAAAAACATAtaagaaatcatatttttatagACTGCCACACTTGAAAGAAGCCTACTTATTGGCTGATTTTGAAGATAATTTTCATTACACAAATGCATAGATATATTGATTGGCGTATACAGAGCATGGGTGAGAAAAATGAGGATATGGATTGCTCCTCTATGGCCAATAAGCAAAGCAAACCTGTACTTTTGGGGTAATGTAAATATTGTATAatgttagattttaaaaattggattcaTTTTGCATGATATATGTTGTCTGTTCTACTAATCcacttaatataattttaaaatacatggctTGGATAACACCATTTAGTTGTCTGGATGTAGATTTTACACTCAGTGTTTTATCTACAGCAGCGATTTCCAACCTTTCTTATCTCATGGTACACattaaactaattactaaaattctgaagcaccccaaagtatatatttttgggctgtatgacaaaaaaatagatgtgattttgattcattcacactgagcAGCTactgttgtgttagctgttgttggtttttgggttttttttttaacaatttaagggaaaagaggttaaTGCCTCGACTAAATAGTTAGGTACtacgttttaaaattttttgcgtcacacaagttgaaaatcactgatctagagagatttcttcctgaaGCTAAAGCTGTAAATTCTTATCTGAAATGCCTTTTAAAAAGATATGTAAAATGGGAAATTAACAAATTAATGTGCAGACTCTGAGATAGAAGTCAAGAACCAAAAAAAGTGGGAATGTTCTAATCGATCCAGAGAATACTGTCAGTGGTACTGCTGAAACACTTCACTCCGAAACTCAATGAAATTGAGTACACTGGCTTATGTTTTACTTATTGATGTCACTGCTATAAGTGCATTTCTTTCTTAATAGGCAATCTCAGTTTACtagtaagatttttaaatacaGTGATTACCTTTGAGTTAAAGAATTAAATGCAAGGGTTATATTGACATTCAGAGCATGTCCTCAGATGTAGCATGTAGTCAaaagtgacatttttttatttttctttttagcctaTCAGCATGATGATTGGCTAGTGTGACATAGCTAGCGTGGGTTTCTGGTACATGGCATGATTTCTCACTGCATTTGGGAAAAGTAAGTGTGAGAGCCAACATTTTGGCTCTGCGTAC
Proteins encoded in this region:
- the KCNN2 gene encoding small conductance calcium-activated potassium channel protein 2 isoform X1, with amino-acid sequence MKEELWGGGRGTEEEQATSGCRAAPRPWSKPPLYGWRNPTDLPIGAARGPERGNPGPGGRGRQPLMFRKRRKSDVMPIVLVRPTNRTRRLDSTGAGMGPSSHQQQESPLPTITHCAGCTTAWSPCSFNSPDMETPLQFQRGFFSEQPPPASRSSHLHCQQQQSQDKPCPPFAPLPHAHHHPHLAHQQPGSGGSSPCLRCNSCASSGAPVAGAGAGDNLSLLLRTSSPGGAFRTRTSSPLSGSSCCCCCSSRRGSQLNVSELTPSSHASALRHQYAQQPASASQYHQCHSLQPAASPTGSLGSLGSGPPLSHHHHHPHPAHHQHHQTQARRESNPFTEIAMSSCRYNGGVMRPLSNLSASRRNLHEMDSEAQPLQPSASVGGGGGASSPSAAAAAAASSSAPEIVVSKPEHNNSNNLALYGAGGGGSTGGGGGGGGGSGHGSSSGTKSSKKKNQNIGYKLGHRRALFEKRKRLSDYALIFGMFGIVVMVIETELSWGAYDKASLYSLALKCLISLSTIILLGLIIVYHAREIQLFMVDNGADDWRIAMTYERIFFICLEILVCAIHPIPGNYTFTWTARLAFSYAPSTTTADVDIILSIPMFLRLYLIARVMLLHSKLFTDASSRSIGALNKINFNTRFVMKTLMTICPGTVLLVFSISLWIIAAWTVRACERYHDQQDVTSNFLGAMWLISITFLSIGYGDMVPNTYCGKGVCLLTGIMGAGCTALVVAVVARKLELTKAEKHVHNFMMDTQLTKRVKNAAANVLRETWLIYKNTKLVKKIDHAKVRKHQRKFLQAIHQLRSVKMEQRKLNDQANTLVDLAKTQNIMYDMISDLNERSEDFEKRIVTLETKLETLIGSIHALPGLISQTIRQQQRDLIEAQMENYDKHVTYNAERSRSSSRRRRSSSTAPPTSSESS
- the KCNN2 gene encoding small conductance calcium-activated potassium channel protein 2 isoform X2 produces the protein MFRKRRKSDVMPIVLVRPTNRTRRLDSTGAGMGPSSHQQQESPLPTITHCAGCTTAWSPCSFNSPDMETPLQFQRGFFSEQPPPASRSSHLHCQQQQSQDKPCPPFAPLPHAHHHPHLAHQQPGSGGSSPCLRCNSCASSGAPVAGAGAGDNLSLLLRTSSPGGAFRTRTSSPLSGSSCCCCCSSRRGSQLNVSELTPSSHASALRHQYAQQPASASQYHQCHSLQPAASPTGSLGSLGSGPPLSHHHHHPHPAHHQHHQTQARRESNPFTEIAMSSCRYNGGVMRPLSNLSASRRNLHEMDSEAQPLQPSASVGGGGGASSPSAAAAAAASSSAPEIVVSKPEHNNSNNLALYGAGGGGSTGGGGGGGGGSGHGSSSGTKSSKKKNQNIGYKLGHRRALFEKRKRLSDYALIFGMFGIVVMVIETELSWGAYDKASLYSLALKCLISLSTIILLGLIIVYHAREIQLFMVDNGADDWRIAMTYERIFFICLEILVCAIHPIPGNYTFTWTARLAFSYAPSTTTADVDIILSIPMFLRLYLIARVMLLHSKLFTDASSRSIGALNKINFNTRFVMKTLMTICPGTVLLVFSISLWIIAAWTVRACERYHDQQDVTSNFLGAMWLISITFLSIGYGDMVPNTYCGKGVCLLTGIMGAGCTALVVAVVARKLELTKAEKHVHNFMMDTQLTKRVKNAAANVLRETWLIYKNTKLVKKIDHAKVRKHQRKFLQAIHQLRSVKMEQRKLNDQANTLVDLAKTQNIMYDMISDLNERSEDFEKRIVTLETKLETLIGSIHALPGLISQTIRQQQRDLIEAQMENYDKHVTYNAERSRSSSRRRRSSSTAPPTSSESS